The Oreochromis niloticus isolate F11D_XX linkage group LG15, O_niloticus_UMD_NMBU, whole genome shotgun sequence genome includes a region encoding these proteins:
- the ppp1r2 gene encoding protein phosphatase inhibitor 2: MAAPRPIKGILKNKNSAANKSLPDDEPKEITEQVPGLSEDDHQKKSQKWDEMNILATYHPPDKDYGLMKIDEPSTPYNRMIGDDEDEGALSDSDGQSGLAVDDLASKLVAAEGSEPRFMKEEEESSEEEEEELTPEEQAKKKQFQMMRKMHYNEGLNIKLARQLIASELEDDEDEEMRDDTEETEEISVDPPQEADSLDS, encoded by the exons ATGGCAGCTCCCCGGCCGATAAAAGGCATCCTGAAAAACAAGAACAGCGCTGCAAACAAGTCGCTGCCCGACGACGAGCCAAAAGAGATTACAGAACAAGTCCCGGGGCTCTCGGAGGATGACCACCA GAAGAAATCCCAGAAATGGGATGAGATGAACATCCTGGCCACATACCATCCACCTGACAAAGATTACGGCCTGATGAAGATCGATGAACCCAGCACACCTTACAACAG GATGATTGGGGATGACGAAGATGAAGGAGCACTAAGTGACTCAGACGGCCAAAGTGGACTTGCAGTCGATGACCTGGCATCAAA GCTGGTGGCAGCAGAGGGCTCAGAGCCTCGCTTcatgaaagaagaggaggagagcagtgaggaggaggaagaggagctcACTCCCGAAGAACAAG CCAAAAAGAAACAGTTTCAGATGATGAGGAAGATGCACTACAATGAGGGCCTGAACATCAAGCTAGCCCGCCAGCTCATCGCCAGCGAGCTAGAAGATGACGAAGACGAGGAGATGAGGGATGACACGGAGGAGACGGAGGAGATCAGTGTTGACCCGCCACAGGaag cTGATTCTCTGGACTCATAG